Within the Helicoverpa armigera isolate CAAS_96S chromosome 8, ASM3070526v1, whole genome shotgun sequence genome, the region aagaacattattatttcaggCAACTCTGGATGGTAACAGAAAAAAGGGAAGAAATGCTAAGCCTGAACTCTGTACGCTGCATAGCAATACTTCTTACAACAGAATGTGAAACAGCAGGCATCATAAAGTCAACTGGTCCTGTTCGAGAGTCAGATGGGCTCAGAAAAAGTCAAGAAGAACTGATTTCTGGTATACTAAAATGCTTAGGGTACTTTACTACTCACTCTACTATACAGTGTGCCGAACAGGTAGGTCTATAcaataaattactaatttatACAATCAAATTAGACATCACATTATGTGCATTTTCATTGTAGCATTATGTAAATGCACAATACAAAATGTACGAAACAACATAATAAGAAAATACTATCTATGcccatataaattatgtttttaattaaaaacacgtCATCAATATGTTTTTTCAGATCCAAGGAGATGGGAGAGGCTATCAATGCCTTGTGGCACttacaaaaaagtttgaatCACTTGCTCTAAAATGCCTGATGAATCTTTGCTACTTGTCTAGCTGTCGACCACTCCTAGGCATTGCAGGCTTTGTTGAATGTTTAGTTGGCATACTGCAAAAAATAACTGGTAagacttttcaaaaataatatcaaattgtATGAAAGGTCAGTGTCACAAGAGAACTGAAGtcaaaatatttctatataCTATTTGCTTACATCGAAATACGCAAGTATATATTCTAAGTGTAATTATTTACTTCTTCAAATATCTTATTGCAGATGTTGACCTATGGCCAGAAGGCACTGCTCATGCGTTGGCGCAGCTCAGCGGCGAGTCAGTAAACCGCTCGCGCTTACGTCACTGCGGCGGCTTACCGCTGTTGGTAGCTGCCGCTCGCGTCAATCCTCACGCCATGCATGCTCTACTACAATACGTTTTCGATGACACATGTAAGTTTTCTCATTACTTTATCCTGGCGCAGTATAACTagcctaaaaaaaatatgaggtCAACAAGAAACCCTTTTGGCTTAGTGAGTTACTGCTTCTAAATGTTTTATGTCTATGTACCTTAAGCATCTTCTTACATGTTTGCTTTCCTTACAGCATTCCAAATTTTGGTCAATGAAGGTCTTGTAAGTTTGCTTACTGATGAACTGACTACGTATCTCACAACAATGAACTATGAACACACCAATCTAGAACATTCATCCATGTTGTGTGAGGCGGTAGAAAAAGTCAAGGAAACTCAAAAGGAAACTAAATCTGATGCAGAATTACAAACTGGTGAATCTACCTCAAGTACTGATGGAAAAGTTAGTTTGTTTGCTCGACGCAAGGGTCCACTGTCGAGTCAAAATGAAGACGAGTTGAAGGTAGTAATCGAAAGAGACAATATGATTGTCGGATTCGTTGATGCTGTGGACAGCGACGCAACCGATGATAGTCAAAGTGAAGATGAGGCGCCGCCACTTAGACGCAAGGGTCTCAAAAGAGCTCGATCTAAAAGCCCTAAAGCTATCAAAAaggtccgttttttttttaatgtaaattcagACAAATATAACTCACAAAAATGATGAAttcctttttttctatttagaaATCTCAACTCATCAAAATGGCGAGCAAGGATTGGTCAGCTGGTGTATATTGGGAACCTAAAAGTCCCGAATGGCCTCCAAACTCCCAACCATCAGGTTCTCGCGTCTCAATGAGTCCAGACAGAGGAGACCACGGTCCATTATCGCCGTACTCTGATGGCTATCAGTCTGGGTTTAGTCCAGAATACAGGGGCTTCTCTTCCAATAAACGGCCCAAATGGGACTGGAGTCCAGAATCGGGCGTCAGTTCAGGAGAAGCTAGTTCAATGTCTCCCTACTGGAATGACTGGAGTCCAAATAGTTCAGGGGGACCTTCTTCACCGTTTAGCATTAAAGAAGGTAAGAGACCTTGAACAGTAATGgattcttaataaaattaaaaacgttatTGCACCTCcctctgtttttattttcatttttgacaGCTACGTGTGTCTGTGGTATCATAGCTCTTAAAGTGATGAATCAATTTGGATCCATTTTTCTCTTATTTTACAGCATTTGACTGACATCTATGTTACTAATCAAGCTGATCTATATTTGCAGATAGTTCTGACTCGGAAATCTCCGGTCGCTACTCGCCTGTGTGCAGTGACAACGAGGGCGAGTTGGTAGATTTGGCCGGCGTTACCAGTGCGGCTGCCGAGTTGGACGCGGCGCAAGTGGCGCATGACTTGGACGAACTTATTATGGAAGACGATGATGATGTAGAGGAAGAAGCTCCATTAGAAGGtaaagtacaatttttttttatttattgcaccaCAATTTCtatatcaatttcatttttaactgCCACTGTCTGTTTTAACCAAAATAACAACTTATATTTATCATTATGATGATGCTATGTTATGAGCATACATTTGGTTTGAGAGCCTGTTTATGCATATGCCGGTGGCATGACGTTCGGCAACAAGTTTTGGCCAACCCAGCACTACTTACTGCATAGACTCTACTATTGCTGGGAATAGGTAGGAAGAGTAAATTCACCCACCTCATTCAAATCATGGATAccacttatttaatttttatattatccaCAGATGTTGTGCAAATCGCCACCAACAGCAAGTCTTCCCGCATAGCATGCGTTTTAGTATTACTGTTCCGAGTATCTCACGGCGCGTGCAACTCGTTCGGCGCTCTTCGCGAGGAGCCCGTGCCCAACCAAACACTAGAGCTGTTGACGGGACGAGAGTGCCTCAATGCCTTGTTGGATTATGTAGAGCGATGCAAGCGACCTCTAGGGCGAGCTGCCCGCATACTCGCACGTGTATTAAGGTGattattgttttcaatacaCTGAAGTTTTAGTAATCTTGGGTCAAGTATAGTAATATCTTTGTCATTTGAGACTTAAAAGTATGTacatagttttatattatttaaactaaaagatactttttatttcagcaacgCTTTATGCCTGATGAGCATACTGAAGCACAGACTAGCTCTAAGGTTACATAATATGTCGGTCAGTTCTAAGCATCCGCCTACTAAATGCCAGCAGTGCAAACAAGTGAGTCCAGTTTATGTATCTACTTAAATCTCTCGAACACATAgtgcttttatataaataaaagttattaatatgtattttaattttcagatcCTTAGGCTAAGTTCCAAGCTTTTGAGTCAGCTGACTATATTAGCGGAGTCGAGTTACGGTATTGGCGAG harbors:
- the LOC110372773 gene encoding armadillo repeat-containing protein 5; protein product: MDKNYVKSIIEGLKSSSSSRVQETLLKIRSKIITNDSGIKLFRECGGLECLLPHLRKPNERILDITLSILGNCCLEEESSLAVGKLYSFGPLVNIIKTVCRDSIVGRACRVIGNLAQRNSNADGLHNHGAVSALVTLIESRDKNTSYPTLTMAVRAIRQLWMVTEKREEMLSLNSVRCIAILLTTECETAGIIKSTGPVRESDGLRKSQEELISGILKCLGYFTTHSTIQCAEQIQGDGRGYQCLVALTKKFESLALKCLMNLCYLSSCRPLLGIAGFVECLVGILQKITDVDLWPEGTAHALAQLSGESVNRSRLRHCGGLPLLVAAARVNPHAMHALLQYVFDDTSFQILVNEGLVSLLTDELTTYLTTMNYEHTNLEHSSMLCEAVEKVKETQKETKSDAELQTGESTSSTDGKVSLFARRKGPLSSQNEDELKVVIERDNMIVGFVDAVDSDATDDSQSEDEAPPLRRKGLKRARSKSPKAIKKKSQLIKMASKDWSAGVYWEPKSPEWPPNSQPSGSRVSMSPDRGDHGPLSPYSDGYQSGFSPEYRGFSSNKRPKWDWSPESGVSSGEASSMSPYWNDWSPNSSGGPSSPFSIKEDSSDSEISGRYSPVCSDNEGELVDLAGVTSAAAELDAAQVAHDLDELIMEDDDDVEEEAPLEDVVQIATNSKSSRIACVLVLLFRVSHGACNSFGALREEPVPNQTLELLTGRECLNALLDYVERCKRPLGRAARILARVLSNALCLMSILKHRLALRLHNMSVSSKHPPTKCQQCKQILRLSSKLLSQLTILAESSYGIGEISYQLLKGTSSMKQTLSLTLPYIVRTEKPLKKYLIDCSALNLLFSIIAESKEDIQDCVTALAKLANNVHIKDPKVLENRFTGQICVSYDPILDNLSLDEIVTFELDDLTTVKANRVFLCQNSEVFSAMLMGCFKESVEKCVRLKNVTKPALEYLLTLLHFGLNNSKCEVQVFPMAEKLETNLEVLLLADRFLFEKLKGLLSSAILQFQLNPDTADKIYVWSLSEGMGFLCVESVAYLLTGKMCESERTKSFRNILNLEYKEQWLEDIKSMILRQLVK